The uncultured Desulfatiglans sp. DNA window ATGATATCGGGAAGATTATAGAGGTGCTGTATTTTCCCGATGAATTTCAGCAGATCGCCAAAGGGGTCTCAGAGCGGAATATTTTGATGCTGGATGCCGAGATGCAGATCTTGGGCCTCAGCCATGCAGAGATCGGTGCTGCTTTGGCCGAGGCGTGGCGCCTGCCGCCCAAACTCATTCAGGCCGTAGGGTTCCACCATCATCCGGCCGATACGGAACATTTTCGGAGGGAAGCTGCCGTTGTGCATTTGGCCGATATCCTTTGCCGCGCGCTGGACCTTGGTTCGGGGGGCGATATGCGAATGCCTTGCCTGGATGCTGTCGCCTGGGATCATCTGGATATCGAGATTGCGGCCTTGGAATCGATTTTGGATGAGATCGACGCGGGTTTTCGGGACCTAAGATGTGCGATATAGCTTGATCATTGACGTTGCAGGACATGGGCCTGAGAAGCAGTAAAAAGGCGAGAAATTTTCCGAAGAGCCGGAGGAGCAGGTTGCCAAGTGGATGAGAAGCGCGTGCTGGATTTTGAAGCGGGTTATGACGCGGCCCTCGCGCTTATCGAGAAGATAGACCGGCTGGGGCAGGTTCAAGAACGTATCGCTCTTACGGACGGTTTCAGTCGTATTTGGGATGTGCTTCAGGAAGAAATAACGCGTTTGATTCGGGCGGAGGGGTGCGGGCTGTTTGGTGTCGAGGAGAAGACCCATGCGTTTGTCCTGCGCGAGGTGTCCGATCCAGAAATAGCGGATCTTTGTCGGCGGGAGATTGAACTGCAGATCGAGAGCGGTGCTTTTGCTTGGGTGATCAATCGGCGTCAGCCTTCGCTCATTCCTTCGCTTGCTTTCAGTGAAGGATGGACCGTGCTGCTTTTGCCGCTTTCGACCCCGCGCCAAATTCTTGGCGCGGTGCTCGTTATTACTGCCCAGGATCCTAGCGGCATTACCCACGAAACCGTCAGGTTGTTGACGATGCTTGCCAGGCAGGGGGCGCTGGTTATGGAGAACAGATTTCTCTATGACCGTTTGCGCCAGGACCATGAAAAATTGCGACACGCCCAGAACCAGATCATTCGGGCCGAAAAGCTGGCGTCGATTGGACGGATGGCTGCAGGTGCATCGCACGAGATTCTGAATCCTCTGACCATTCTTTCCGGGCACCTCCAAATGCTGCAGTTGCAAGAGGATCTCGGTGCCGGAGCACGTCAAAAACTTGCTTTGGTGCAGGAGCAATGCGCTCGCATCGCACGGGTGGTTAAAGACCTGATGCGCTTTTCCCGGAATGGAGGAGAGCATGTCTTGAGCCTGGATTTGAACATACTGATCCTGAAGGGGCTGCGACTGGCAGAGAAAGACCTGCGGTCTTCCTTGATTGAAGTTTCGCTGGATCTGCAGGAAAATATCTTTCCGGTTAGCGGAGATCCCGAGGCCCTTTTGCAGGTTTTTCTGAATCTCGTGAAGAATGCGCGGCAAGCTATGCCGGAGGGCGGGCGCCTCCACGTTAGCAGTCGCATGGGCGATGACCCTGGCGTAGCATCCGGAAATAGGCGATTTGTCGAGATGAGGATCCGTGATACGGGCTATGGGATTCCTGTGGAGTTGCAGGCCAAGCTTTTCGAGCCTTTTCTGGTGGGGGGGAATACCACAGAGAGGATGGGGCTGGGTCTTTATCTGTGTTATCGTATCGTGCACGGGCACGGCGGGCGTATCGATATAAAGAGCAGTGAAGGAGAGGGGACCAGGGTCATTGTGGCTTTGCCGGCAGGACCGCCACCCTGAAAATTCAACTAAAGATTCAGAGCGGATCGGTCGATTAAAAGATCGTGGGCTGCGACTTTATCTAGATCTTTCCATCCGGAAATGGTCTTTTTGGCCAATCTCGGCGTCAATCTGCACGTTTGCTTGTGCGGCGACCTGGAGGTCGCCTCCGCGTCAACGCTTGATTTCCTTGATATTGGCCAAAAATCCTCATTTCCGGATTGGAAACCGGGTTCTCCCAGGAAATCGTTTCCGGGTGGGATCTATTTAGATCATTGGAAAATGGTTTTTTTGGCCGATCTCGGCGTCAATCTGCAGATTTGTTTTTGGGGTGATCTGCGGGTTTACTCAACGCAAACATTTGATTGCATTGATATTGATTTGGGACTCGCTGCGGAACGGTGGGACGGAGCACCCGCAGGATGTGAAGGGTAGATCTTCATCCTTGGATTGAAAACCGGGTTCTACCGAGGAATCATTTCCGGATGG harbors:
- a CDS encoding putative Histidine kinase (Evidence 3 : Putative function from multiple computational evidences; Product type e : enzyme) yields the protein MDEKRVLDFEAGYDAALALIEKIDRLGQVQERIALTDGFSRIWDVLQEEITRLIRAEGCGLFGVEEKTHAFVLREVSDPEIADLCRREIELQIESGAFAWVINRRQPSLIPSLAFSEGWTVLLLPLSTPRQILGAVLVITAQDPSGITHETVRLLTMLARQGALVMENRFLYDRLRQDHEKLRHAQNQIIRAEKLASIGRMAAGASHEILNPLTILSGHLQMLQLQEDLGAGARQKLALVQEQCARIARVVKDLMRFSRNGGEHVLSLDLNILILKGLRLAEKDLRSSLIEVSLDLQENIFPVSGDPEALLQVFLNLVKNARQAMPEGGRLHVSSRMGDDPGVASGNRRFVEMRIRDTGYGIPVELQAKLFEPFLVGGNTTERMGLGLYLCYRIVHGHGGRIDIKSSEGEGTRVIVALPAGPPP
- a CDS encoding hypothetical protein (Evidence 5 : Unknown function) produces the protein MVFLANLGVNLHVCLCGDLEVASASTLDFLDIGQKSSFPDWKPGSPRKSFPGGIYLDHWKMVFLADLGVNLQICFWGDLRVYSTQTFDCIDIDLGLAAERWDGAPAGCEG